From Rana temporaria chromosome 5, aRanTem1.1, whole genome shotgun sequence:
GTTTGCCTGCAAGGTCTGGGACAATGTCCTTTGCTTTCCCTGGAATTACCAATTTAGACCAGTCCACCACAGCTAGTTCACACACAGATGAATTCTCTGGTGTGGCCCGGGCATGTGGTGAAATAACCTCTAGCTATGGTAGCCTTTCCcttacatttatattatattatgttttgtTGTAGccctgaaaacatttttttttttttttatgaccccTGAAACACGTTGGCTGTTTTTTAGTATAAACCAATAAATTAATTTGGCCTCTTCTATTCTTTGATCTGGCACTCCTTCCattagtgcgtttttttttttcattttcttttattcGTACTCTGCTGGGTACCTACTGGTGGGTAGCCTTGTCTGTTATGAGCAGCCTAACCTGAGCCAGTGAGCACTCCGAAATGTTTTGCCTCTCACTACTTTGTATGAACTCAAAtaaaatgctgcgtacacacgatcagtccatccgaccgatggttaaccgatgaagctgactaatggtcagtcgcgcctacacaccatcggtaaaaaaaacgatcgtgtcagaacgcggtgacgtaaaacacaacgatgtgctgaaaaaaacaaagtttaatgcttccaagcatgcgttgacttaattttgagaatgcgtcgatttttaaccgatggttgtgcctactaacgatcgttttttttttccatcggttaggaatccatcggttaaatttaaagcaagttggctttttttaactgatggttaaataaccgatggggcccacacacgatcggttttgacgatgaaaatggtccatcagaccattctcatcggtttaacctattgtgtgtacgaggccaaagtcTCAGTGCCTcttggatgctttttttttatcaattttttttttttttatcaattttttttttttttatcattgcaaTCTGCAATCTATACATGACAAGATAGTTACCAATTTGGAACTAATCCTAATATTGTTGATAATAGGACTGGCTGTAGACAACTGCACATTTTATATCACTGAGTCTGCACAGATACTGCCTGTTTCAGTCGTATTACTCAATGCATAGTTAATGCTATGaagactttaaagtggatgtaaacccacattttcttttgctgtcacaatgtagagtataagattttctatcatctgtgcccaatcttgccacaaagagttaatccagctctaaacaatcctcttatcttttttttagtgagataaacggacaaacaggagaaaacttttgtccgttcttcccccttgctgtgaatgacaggttattgacatatctcatgcactagcttgagacaggcattttttttattcccatccccactccttttctgaagtcacatggttacttttctggattttgactggttgttagtgatcatagcagaatttagtgtaaggaatacacaggagaaaatgcatgttgacaaggggagtgtagacgtgggaggggagtctactgacatcacgactccactcactgagctccagacaacagacccacccacagaatctgcagtttttcagttcttataacagacagaggggagacatttgacaggtaaggatacatgcaggagacatgtatatccttatagatcagcactatggcagtagtttagaaaggatgagagtgggtttacatccactttaaatttcaGTATTATAATTGCAAAAAtgggtggcaaaaaaaaaaaggatatttaaATCTAATAACAGGGATCCCCAAGTAAACCACAAGATCTGTCTGATTTGCTTAGTTGAGACCACTGATATAGCAGGCCATTGCTAACAATAATTGGTTAAATTTATGTACAAAAACAATCATACATGGGCGATAACCtgtaaatatataacaaactgatTTTACGACCTAACAAAATCATTCTCAGCAGACACTCCTTATTGATGGACACTTCCATTGTGAATAATTGCGCAGGATAGTGAAATACATGTGACATCCGTGTAAACTCTGCTACATGCGCagtatatttatttgaaaaaaaaaataagaaaattgttGTATTTTTCAAGCAGCAGCCATTTGTATTTCTAAAACTGAAAcatcattgtgatttttttctttcaaattattttattttcagaaataatttttttttttacaataaatcacCACAATACATATCAATATGGACATAACCTAGTAAATGTTAGCAGGAACTAAAAAAATACTTTCAGAGAGGGGGGGatagaaaatccccccccccttcagatttgaggagagaaaaaaaaaagatcatacattgtaataaaaatatgtgagtattaaaagttaaacaattatatatatatatatatatatatatatatatatatatatatatatatatatatatatatatatatatatataatataatatatatatatatatatatatatatatatatatatatatatatatatatatatattgatgtaagagagagagagagaaaggactcCTTATATAAGCTAACTCAATAGAAATAAGTATACTTATAATCTCCTGGTGCCCCTATCGGGTTCTCATTGTGATTTTTATGGTTGTCTCCACCTCATAGTCAAATCTTTAGATTGGGCAATAAAAGCACTTCCTATGCGGGACAGCTTTATACAACAGATTTTCATACCAGTGATTGTTTCATTTTAATAATCTGCATGCAAATTAGCGACTCAGATGATGTCCGGCGCTTTTGGATTTGACCTTAAGCTGCATGCTTACAGCTTGTGTCACCTCATGACTTTTCAAGCCTGTAATTTCATGCCTGAGATCCTGTCACACAATAGGATCTTCTCCCAAAAATGCTGCATGTCTGACAGGATTAATCTCACATTGACTTCTGAGATGATGCAGTGATCAACACTGTTGGGAATTTTTATGAGCAGGTTGTCAGTTAAATAGttgcttatctatctatctatctatctatctatctatctatctatctatctatctatctatctatctatctatctatctatctgtctgtctgtctgtctatatatctatctgtctatctatttatctatctatctatctatctatctatctatctatctatctatctatctatctatctatctgtctgtctgtctatatatctatctatctgtctatctatttatctatttatctatctatttatctatctatctatctatctatctatctatctatctatctatctatctatctatctgtctgtctgtctgtctgtctgtctgtctgtctgtctgtctgtctgtctgtctgtctgtctgtctatatatctatctatctatctatctatctatctatctgtctgtctgtctgtctgtctgtctgtctgtctgtctgtctgtctgtctgtctatctatctatctatctatctatctatctatctgtctgtctgtctgtctgtctgtctgtctgtctgtctgtctatctatctatctatctatctatctatctatctatctatctatctatctatctatctatctcacagTAGGCCCTACATTTGCTAATGATTTAAATATGCCACTTTTATCTACAATTCTTAAATATTGTAGTGAATGCTAAGTATAGCTCCATTAACTACAACAATGTGAATTAAATGCATGAGTTTCACAGTGTATTAACCAGCTTTCATCTCATGCATTAAGAAGTCCGGGTGGCTGGGGAACAGCACAATGCAATATAAATGAACAGCCATGCAACGCTTCTCACCTACCATCTAATGCCTTTGTATTAGGAGAATCATAATGTAGCCATCTCATATGTTCAGAAGTACGCAGTGCTCTGCGTCCACCTTCCCTGAAGGGATTTAGAACAGTTTTACCTTGCTGCGTCTATTATCCCTATAGCAGCACAAAACCACTTAAGCCATTTCAACCCTTTTTTTTAGACCACATGGGTGCCGGTGACCTTTCAGTATGATATGCATTAAATATTCAGCTGCAATCCACTGTCTTTATACGTTTTTACAATTTCATCAACAAAAGCATGAGACGTGCCTAATAAAGGAGCACAAAGGAAAATATTTATATTAACAGTCATACCCTTAGGTCATTCAAATTTCTCCTCTTAAAAACCGTCTCCAGATATCCTGGGCAAAATGACGTTCACTCACTAAGATATTAACTATACAGTATCACACAGTTCAAAAGCCTGTATGACATTGTTTCCAGAGGTTCTACTGTAAAGGCAATTCTTATATTATCACTGTGCTTTTTCTCTGAATATATCAAAGAGTCACATACAAAGTGGAAAAAATGAGCAATGTTAATATGTTCTACAGGTATGGTACCATGGATGGGGGTACTCGAAGGAAGAATGCCACCCGAGAAACCACAAGTACATTGAAGGCATGGTTACAGGAGCACAGGAAGAACCCTTACCCCACCAAGGGCGAGAAGATCATGTTGGCCATCATCACCAAGATGACCCTCACCCAAGTCTCCACGTGGTTTGCTAATGCCAGGAGGAGGCTGAAAAAGGAGAACAAGATGACTTGGCCTCCAAGAAACAAGTGTTCTGATGAGAAGAGGCCTTATGAAGAggatgatgaagaagaagaagaagaagatgaatcTTCCAAAGACAACATAAAGaacgagaaaaaaatagaaggTTTGTACATTCAATTCTAACAGTAAACACAAGAGCACACAAATAATTGCACACAATGGAATATAATCATTATTGGAACAAAATGTCTGCGTATCTGTAAAAACATTCCAATAAACAGTAGTGATAAATAGACGATAGCCGTacaatttctttaaccacttaaggactagcctctttctgagatttgttgtttactagttaaaaacatatctttttgctagaaaattacttagaacccccaagcattatacttatttttttctaacaccctagagaataaaatagcggtcgttgcaatactttctgtcacaccgtatttgcgtagaggtcctacaagcgcactttttttggaaaaaaaatacacttctttgaattaaaaaaataagacaacaataaagttagcccaattttttttatattgtgaaagataatgttacgccaagtaaattgatacccaacatgtcacgcttcaaaattgcgccgctcatggaatggtgacaagctgttacccttaaaaatcttcaaaggcgacgtttaaaacattctacaggttgcatgttttgagttaggtcTAGTTAATtcaagggctagaattattgctctcgctctaacgctctcaacacatgtgtggtttgaacaccgttttaatATGcgtgcgctgctcacgtatgcgttcgcttctgcacatgAGCTCGGCGGAACGGGGCAGTCATATTGGAATTTTTAAAGTCTGATTTGCCTAATTTAAGCAAAATAGAATATCCCATATTTAATCAATAGATACAAAATGAAGAAGAGGACATTTTAGTGTAATAATCCTGGCAAAGCTGATTCTCGCTTTGATAAGTGTGCCTTGTTGTATTTATACCAGGCCACCTTACCTTCATGTGAGATAACCATTGCATGCCCTTCGAGAGGTGCACCTTGCAGTCCTTATCTAGGTCACCCCATCTGTAATACAGGTTATGCTGGATGTGAAGGGAACAGGAATAATAGCAGTCTTACGACTGAGTCTTTCCATACTTAAGAATACTTAAGAAGGattgttttaaaatatatgtCACATATAAGTGATTTTGTGTAGGGTTAATATATATTGATATTGATATTGATATATTGATATTCATAATTACCCAGaattaaagtagaagttcagctTAAAACTAAGTAATTCTAAATCTACTGGCAGCCACATTCTAAGACTAATCTATCTCTAACACTATAAAGCAAAAattgctatacatacctttttctgCTGCCAAACCAGTCTGGTCTCCAGAGGCTGATGCTGTGTCGAAGAGAAAGCCGACAACGACTGGGAAATGCTTGGAAAGTgaagtcacccatagacttactatggggctttgcTGTCGGCTGCCTCTCCTGCACACACCTACACAGAGATGCCGCCACTAACAGCTCAGTAGGGGACTggctgcagaaaaggtatgtatagtgaTTTGTGCTTTGCAGGGTTAGATAGATTAGTCTTAAggcctatacacacgatcagactttttgacaacaacggtccgacggacgtgttttatccgacaatccgactgtctgtatgctccatcagacaattgttttcagtttttcaacggacaaatgtttactgtgcatgctctcaaacttttcgacaacaaatgtccgatggaggataatccgatcgtgtgtacacaagtccatcggactaaaatccaaagttaaaacacgcatgctcagaaccaatgctaaacatcagacaacaatagcagaagttgcccaaagggtgacggtaaagagctgaaaaaccatgtgatttggtgaaagttggctgaaaatgttctaccGTTTGTATGCAgagcaagttcacggccaacgcccattgGGACAAAAATTCACGTTAAAGTCCAATTGAAGTCCGATCgtatgtatgaggctttagaatgtGGCTGTCAGTAGATTTAGAGTTAGTTAGTTTTAGGCTGAATTTCTACTTTAAGTCCTGCTGCATAATTTTTCCATACTATTAGCTGTCCTATGGGTTTTGCCTCCTGAATGAGTTGTTGTcgtgctcttggagtaatttttgtaggccggccacAACTGGGagggttcaccactgttccaagttacctccatttgtggataatggctcttcCCGTGGTTCACTGGActtccaaagccttagaaatcgCTTTGAAACTCTTCATACATGTTTGTTTCCAATCTGTTCTTGATTTtctttagattgtggcatgatgtgtggctttgtgtgatctgttagcgtgcttcactttgtcagacagcttctatttatgtgatttcttgattcaacaagtctggcagtaatcaggcctgggtgtggcaagtgaaatttaactcagctctccaaaaaattgtggttaatcacagttcattcatgattcagcatggaaGGGGGCaatcacatagggccaggcaggtctGAACAGCTTTattcccttaataaatgaaatataaattaaaaatgtaattaattaaaaaactgcatcttggatttactcgagttctctttgtgtaatattaaaatttgtttgataAACTgattcatttaaaggggttgtaaaggtaaatgttttttcaccttattgcatcctatgtattaaggtgaaaaaagatcTGACAGTACCGCCCCCCGagccctcgttttacttacctgacccctcgaaagtcctgtgcttgcccccgtcatcctcctcagttctcagcctggccgttgattggctacactggatggattgaaagcagcgcagccattggctggcgctgctgtcaatcacatccaatgatgccgcaccgggggggggggggggggtttggccgccgctgtatcacgggagcgcgcccgcaggagatttccaccatgcgagctcactCGCataaaggtggaaagctcttgcggggggggggggacgagacagccgcagagggaccccagaagaccaggttcggggacactctgtgcaaaaatagctgcacagtggaggtaagtataacatgtttgttatttaaaaaaaaaaaaaaaaaaaaaattttatctttactgatcctttaacctccctggcagtatgattctttcggaaaaaaggtgctgaaagcggtaccattatttgcaaggaaatttggtgttttatattgtaggcctgtaattttaaggaataactcacttaaatctgaccaaacaagagtattgtagggatcccgggtatgacattttaaaaaaaactaaattattaattataatataataaataattataaataattataacaaataataatatgattataataaaaaatattcaataatgtaatcaactcaaaatcactgaaattccagggacaaggtaagtaaacacagtctgtggatccagcgaggcaagcccgagtctgactcggggttaccgatcgcagcacagaaatctaaccccgagtcagaccgccaggagggttaagtgtaataaatatgcagaaaaaaaacctgtatatgtaaagcactgcgtaaattgatggtgctataagtacctgaaataaataaataaataaataaataaatatgcagcTCATTTGGGGATGCAGAGATAAGAACATTTCTAAGTGCACTATTGTGCAGAGATGGGGTTGACTGGGTCAGAGATATTTCCAAGAGCACTGCTGAGTCAGGTATTGGAGGGAATTATATTACCAGAGACAATATACTGCTGACTTCGGGTTGGATATAGTGACACTTCCAGTGAAAAAGTGTTCCTTAGCAAGAGATGAAGGCGCATGGAGATTTCCAAAAACCCTGTGAtgtataaaaatagtaaaaacaattttttttttttccccactcatCAAACAGGTAGATGTGTTCTTAGAAATGGCATAAAGAAATACTATTCTATATCTAATGGCACATTTTATTTGATGGTTTCCAGAGTGGTCTGAGAGCCTCAAACTCTCCCATGCCTTACTATTGATAAGTAAGGCCACTCACCATTTTTTGGGTACAATACCGAGACGTAGGTGGTGAGAAGGTCCTAGCCCAAACATGATTTTAGAAACTGAAGTCATAGATTGCATAACAGATACATTTTTGCTTTAGATCACCACTAGGAAGAGCTTTTTGTTATTCAATGGATTTCGGTCATAATTTTCTTGTCTATGGCTAGTATCAGGCACACTAAATGTTATGTTTTCAGCAGAATACTAAGAAAATAAATTGATGCTATTGATGTCTGGTTTCATTGCTTCCTCCAGTCACATAAGCATGCACATTAAGATGGTTCAAGCATACacatcaatggaaaaaaacatttagtggTTGTAATGTTTGACTGCTGACTAATGCTATTGTTTGATTTTGATCAAATATGACTGCATTGGCTTGTGTTGTTTTCCATTTTGAACAATAGTGTATTGATAATATTAGGTGCTAGATATCAATATGACCAGTATAACTAGTACCCTTGTAGGATAATGCAGTTTTATGTATGATATATCAGCTGATTTATTGGAGCTTTAATTGTCAATGTTATTTCTGTCAGCAGAAGAAAGTGGCGGAAGAGAAGACAAAGACCTGGAACTGAGTGACCTTGATGACTTTGATGCAATAGAGTCTGAAAGCTCTGAATGTGAACTGAAACAGCCATTTCATCATCAATCCCAGGAAGGACACCAAATGAGGACCAGAGATTGCCTCAATGAGCATTGCAAAGATGTAATGCTTAAGATGCCTTTAAGGGCATCAACAGTAGACCAAGAACTTGATCGGGCTAAGAATTGCCTCAAAAGCGTTGTTGATGAATGCGAGCAAGACTTAATGAGAGCAAGACAGAGAGCCTGTGAATCCAAACTATGTTTTCCACAGCAAAGTCAACAACTACTGGATTCCAAACCACGAATATGGTCACTAGCTCACACTGCCACCTCCTTAAATCAAACTGAATACCCATCATGT
This genomic window contains:
- the IRX4 gene encoding iroquois-class homeodomain protein IRX-4 isoform X2, giving the protein MSYPQFGYPYSSTPQFLMTTNSLSTCCESSGRTLTDTAAAASAQTPVYCPVYESRLLATARHELNSAAALGVYSNPYTGSQGYGNYVTYGTDASAFYSLNTFDSKDGTGSAHAGITQTAAYYPYDHTLSQYQYDRYGTMDGGTRRKNATRETTSTLKAWLQEHRKNPYPTKGEKIMLAIITKMTLTQVSTWFANARRRLKKENKMTWPPRNKCSDEKRPYEEDDEEEEEEDESSKDNIKNEKKIEEESGGREDKDLELSDLDDFDAIESESSECELKQPFHHQSQEGHQMRTRDCLNEHCKDVMLKMPLRASTVDQELDRAKNCLKSVVDECEQDLMRARQRACESKLCFPQQSQQLLDSKPRIWSLAHTATSLNQTEYPSCMLKHQELSSPSSSSSSSAVSTPVCVIDRRQDSPVTSLRNWVDGVFHDPLFRHSTLNQALTNTTVSWATTKGNVLEAGSLGRSVGNPSTITKGHDTNKEFIAFPKSGSKMFCS
- the IRX4 gene encoding iroquois-class homeodomain protein IRX-4 isoform X3 — protein: MALDLHMRASLRLPPTILMIIPSASTSMTVGQEGETGSRSSELLIAKGYGTMDGGTRRKNATRETTSTLKAWLQEHRKNPYPTKGEKIMLAIITKMTLTQVSTWFANARRRLKKENKMTWPPRNKCSDEKRPYEEDDEEEEEEDESSKDNIKNEKKIEAEESGGREDKDLELSDLDDFDAIESESSECELKQPFHHQSQEGHQMRTRDCLNEHCKDVMLKMPLRASTVDQELDRAKNCLKSVVDECEQDLMRARQRACESKLCFPQQSQQLLDSKPRIWSLAHTATSLNQTEYPSCMLKHQELSSPSSSSSSSAVSTPVCVIDRRQDSPVTSLRNWVDGVFHDPLFRHSTLNQALTNTTVSWATTKGNVLEAGSLGRSVGNPSTITKGHDTNKEFIAFPKSGSKMFCS
- the IRX4 gene encoding iroquois-class homeodomain protein IRX-4 isoform X1; protein product: MSYPQFGYPYSSTPQFLMTTNSLSTCCESSGRTLTDTAAAASAQTPVYCPVYESRLLATARHELNSAAALGVYSNPYTGSQGYGNYVTYGTDASAFYSLNTFDSKDGTGSAHAGITQTAAYYPYDHTLSQYQYDRYGTMDGGTRRKNATRETTSTLKAWLQEHRKNPYPTKGEKIMLAIITKMTLTQVSTWFANARRRLKKENKMTWPPRNKCSDEKRPYEEDDEEEEEEDESSKDNIKNEKKIEAEESGGREDKDLELSDLDDFDAIESESSECELKQPFHHQSQEGHQMRTRDCLNEHCKDVMLKMPLRASTVDQELDRAKNCLKSVVDECEQDLMRARQRACESKLCFPQQSQQLLDSKPRIWSLAHTATSLNQTEYPSCMLKHQELSSPSSSSSSSAVSTPVCVIDRRQDSPVTSLRNWVDGVFHDPLFRHSTLNQALTNTTVSWATTKGNVLEAGSLGRSVGNPSTITKGHDTNKEFIAFPKSGSKMFCS